GCGGCTGCGGGGGCGTTCCCCTTCGCCCCCGGCCTGCAGGCTGCCGGCGCCGTGGGTGCGCCGGCAGTGCATCGCGCGCGCGTCACGCCCGTAGCCGTCGCGAGCGGCAACGGACAGGCGGCCGTGGCGCGGGCGATCGAGGTGGTCCACGGGGGTGGTGATACGCTCGAGGCTGTTGTCCGGGGCGTGAACATCGTGGAGGAGGATCCGGCCGACATGACGGTCGGGTACGGCGGCCTCCCGAACGAGGACGGCGTGGTGCAGCTGGACGCTTCGGTGATGCACGGTCCGACGCGGGGCGCCGGCTCGGTCGCGTCGCTGGAGGGAGTGCGGACGCCGTCGCTGGTCGCAGTGGCCGTCATGCGGTACACGGATCACGTGATGCTGGTCGGGGACGGGGCGCGCCGATTCGCCCGCGCGATGGGGTTCGACGCGGACGACGATCTCCTGACGGACGCATCCCGCGCGCGCTGGCTGGAGTTGCGTGCGCGACTCTCCCCGGACGATGACTGGCTCCTGCCGTCGGAGTCGGGCGAGGCGGTCGGCCGGTTCAGCCGCGATCCCGGCGGCGCGTCGGACCGCCAGAGCCGGAGGGACGGTACGCGCACGCCGGGCGACGAGCTTTTGGGCTCGTGGGACGGCGTGC
This genomic window from Longimicrobiales bacterium contains:
- a CDS encoding N(4)-(beta-N-acetylglucosaminyl)-L-asparaginase, whose translation is MTSRRDFVKQAAGAGIGAAAAGAFPFAPGLQAAGAVGAPAVHRARVTPVAVASGNGQAAVARAIEVVHGGGDTLEAVVRGVNIVEEDPADMTVGYGGLPNEDGVVQLDASVMHGPTRGAGSVASLEGVRTPSLVAVAVMRYTDHVMLVGDGARRFARAMGFDADDDLLTDASRARWLELRARLSPDDDWLLPSESGEAVGRFSRDPGGASDRQSRRDGTRTPGDELLGSWDGVRPMGTIHCSAVDRDGSISGVTTTSGLFYKLAGRVGDSPIIGAGLYTDNDVGSAGATGRGEAVIKTCGSHVVVEAMRSGASPTDACLEACRRIVSWTVERRLLDERGRPNFNVEFYAVNKRGEHGSASIWSGGRYAVCVDGETSLQDAAYVLQRG